The following are encoded in a window of Brevibacillus ruminantium genomic DNA:
- a CDS encoding ABC transporter substrate-binding protein — MKKKVLTAAMTSLLALSMVLAGCSSSQPAQQQTNPGQAQQQTPPTEPAKNEPKQLIIGRGADTKSLDPIRETDGETFKVTENIYETLVSYEDTNTTVIPGLAESWEISEDGLTYTFKLRQGVKFHDGTDFNAEAVKFNFDRWMDKSNKYHNPEGFPYYTDMFGGYKGDPDHAIKEVKVVDSNTVQFILNRTQAPFLANLGMSPFAIASPKAIEGGKLGDEPVGTGPFKFAGWKRNDIITLEKNPDYWNKEYPKLDKVVFKVIPENTARLTALTSGEIDLMDGLNPDDADAVKENKDLQLILRPSMNVGYLAFNTEKKPFDNPKVRQAIGHAINKPEMVKAFYSGLGEPATNPMPPSLWGYNDQIKDRDYNLEEAKKLLAEAGFPNGFKVQFLAMPVPRPYIPDGKKMAEAIQQDLKKIGIEAEIATMEWATYLEKTRQGEYEMCLLGWTGDNGDPDNFLYTLLDKNTINGNNIPRYSNEEVHQLLLKAQSASDQKERETLYKKAQELIFNDAPLVPIAHSTPPIAAKAGVTGYQPHPKGSESVEKVDIQ; from the coding sequence ATGAAGAAGAAGGTTCTTACCGCAGCGATGACGAGCCTGCTCGCACTCTCCATGGTACTTGCAGGGTGCTCGAGCTCGCAGCCGGCTCAACAGCAGACCAACCCGGGACAAGCGCAGCAGCAGACGCCGCCGACTGAGCCCGCCAAAAACGAGCCGAAGCAGCTGATTATTGGACGTGGTGCGGATACGAAAAGTCTTGATCCGATCCGGGAAACGGACGGAGAGACTTTCAAAGTCACGGAGAACATTTATGAAACACTGGTGAGCTATGAGGATACAAACACGACGGTTATCCCCGGACTGGCAGAGAGCTGGGAGATTTCCGAGGACGGTCTGACCTATACCTTCAAGCTGCGCCAGGGCGTGAAGTTCCATGATGGTACAGATTTTAATGCCGAAGCTGTCAAGTTCAACTTCGACCGCTGGATGGACAAGAGCAACAAATACCACAATCCTGAGGGTTTCCCTTACTATACCGACATGTTCGGCGGATACAAGGGAGATCCTGATCACGCAATCAAAGAAGTTAAGGTAGTCGACTCCAACACGGTTCAATTTATTTTGAACCGGACACAAGCGCCATTCTTGGCGAACCTCGGAATGTCGCCTTTTGCGATCGCTTCGCCAAAAGCGATTGAAGGAGGCAAGCTGGGGGATGAACCTGTCGGTACGGGACCGTTCAAGTTTGCCGGCTGGAAGCGCAATGACATCATCACGCTGGAGAAAAACCCGGACTACTGGAATAAAGAATATCCGAAGCTGGACAAAGTCGTCTTCAAGGTCATTCCGGAAAATACAGCCCGTCTGACGGCGCTTACATCCGGAGAGATCGATTTGATGGATGGCCTGAATCCGGACGATGCGGACGCGGTGAAAGAGAACAAAGACCTGCAGCTGATCCTGCGTCCATCGATGAACGTCGGTTACCTCGCGTTCAACACGGAGAAAAAACCGTTTGACAATCCGAAGGTGCGTCAAGCGATCGGTCACGCGATCAATAAGCCGGAGATGGTAAAAGCATTTTACAGCGGTCTTGGCGAACCGGCAACAAACCCGATGCCGCCAAGCCTCTGGGGTTACAATGATCAGATCAAAGACCGCGATTACAACCTCGAGGAAGCGAAAAAGCTGTTAGCGGAAGCCGGATTCCCGAATGGCTTCAAGGTGCAGTTCCTGGCCATGCCAGTGCCTCGTCCGTATATCCCGGACGGCAAAAAGATGGCGGAAGCGATTCAGCAGGATTTGAAAAAGATCGGTATCGAAGCGGAAATTGCCACGATGGAGTGGGCGACGTATCTCGAGAAGACGAGACAGGGCGAATACGAGATGTGTCTGCTCGGCTGGACGGGCGACAACGGAGACCCGGACAACTTCCTTTACACACTGCTCGACAAGAATACCATTAACGGAAACAATATCCCTCGCTACTCCAACGAAGAGGTTCATCAGCTGCTCTTGAAAGCACAGAGCGCCTCCGACCAGAAAGAGCGTGAAACTCTGTACAAAAAGGCGCAAGAGCTGATCTTTAACGACGCACCACTCGTTCCGATCGCTCACTCTACACCACCGATTGCCGCCAAAGCGGGTGTTACTGGCTATCAGCCACATCCAAAAGGCAGCGAGAGCGTAGAAAAAGTAGATATTCA
- a CDS encoding ABC transporter ATP-binding protein, with protein sequence MAEDLLIVKNLKKYYPITGGVFGKEVGVVKAVDDVSFTVKKGETFGLVGESGCGKSTTGRSLLRLIEPTSGEVVFDGTDVIGLQGEALRKMRRNMQIVFQDPFASLNPRHNIGKILEEPLLVHGIGSSSERKQRVRELLEVVGLSGYHATRYPHQFSGGQRQRIGIARALMLNPKLIVADEPVSALDVSIQSQVLNLMQDLQRDLGLTYLFIAHDLSVVRHISDRVGVMYLGRLVELTRSEELYRNPLHPYTRSLLSAVPSPDPDAVRERIILQGDVPSPANPPTGCTFHTRCPHVTDECQQVRPEFRDVGGGHFVACHLYNA encoded by the coding sequence GTGGCTGAAGATCTACTCATCGTCAAGAACCTGAAGAAATACTACCCGATCACAGGCGGCGTATTCGGGAAAGAGGTGGGTGTCGTCAAAGCAGTCGATGACGTCTCGTTTACCGTCAAGAAAGGGGAGACGTTCGGGCTGGTCGGAGAGAGCGGATGCGGGAAATCGACGACAGGCCGTTCCCTTTTGCGTCTAATCGAGCCTACCTCCGGAGAAGTGGTGTTTGACGGCACCGACGTAATCGGCCTACAGGGAGAAGCGCTGCGCAAGATGCGGCGCAATATGCAGATCGTCTTCCAGGACCCGTTTGCCTCTCTCAACCCTCGTCATAATATTGGCAAGATTCTGGAAGAACCTTTGCTTGTCCACGGAATCGGATCGTCGTCCGAGCGAAAACAGCGTGTCAGGGAGCTGCTTGAAGTGGTTGGTCTCTCCGGCTACCACGCGACGCGATATCCCCACCAGTTCAGCGGTGGTCAGCGCCAGCGCATCGGCATCGCCCGGGCACTGATGCTCAATCCCAAGCTGATCGTGGCTGACGAGCCCGTTTCCGCCCTGGATGTCTCGATTCAGTCGCAGGTGCTCAATCTCATGCAGGATTTACAGAGAGACCTGGGGCTGACCTATTTGTTTATCGCTCATGACCTTAGTGTCGTCCGGCATATCAGTGACCGTGTCGGAGTCATGTATTTGGGCAGGCTTGTGGAGCTGACCAGGAGCGAGGAGCTTTACCGCAATCCGCTGCATCCTTATACGCGTTCGCTCCTTTCAGCGGTCCCTTCTCCTGATCCAGATGCGGTGCGGGAGCGTATCATCCTGCAGGGAGATGTGCCGAGTCCGGCCAACCCACCGACAGGGTGCACGTTCCATACGCGCTGCCCGCATGTGACAGACGAATGCCAACAGGTTCGTCCGGAATTTCGGGACGTCGGCGGGGGCCACTTCGTAGCGTGCCATTTGTACAACGCCTGA
- a CDS encoding ABC transporter ATP-binding protein, whose protein sequence is MSQPLLEIENLQTHFFTDRGQIPAVDGVTIHVKKGEVLGIVGESGCGKSVTSLSVMQLVPHPPGKIVGGSIRFKGEDLVQASEKRMREIRGNEIAMIFQEPMTSLNPVYTIGDQIGEAIRLHTKVNKKEALRRAVEMLKKVGIPRADAIVHEYPHQLSGGMRQRVMIAMAMACNPELLIADEPTTALDVTIQAQILDLMRHVNEEFGTAILLITHDLGVVAEMCHRVVVMYAGNVVEEGDVRSILKEPKHPYTIGLLNSLPKLEVSQERLYSIPGNVPLPGSLKVGCRFSPRCEQADDKCRTQMPELKTVGANHRARCWMT, encoded by the coding sequence GTGTCACAGCCCTTACTAGAAATTGAAAACCTGCAAACGCACTTTTTTACAGATCGCGGACAAATTCCGGCAGTCGATGGAGTCACGATTCATGTAAAAAAAGGGGAGGTACTCGGGATCGTGGGTGAATCCGGGTGCGGCAAAAGCGTCACTTCACTCTCCGTTATGCAGCTCGTTCCACACCCACCCGGGAAAATTGTTGGCGGTTCGATCAGATTCAAAGGCGAGGATTTGGTCCAAGCGAGTGAAAAACGGATGAGAGAAATACGAGGCAACGAGATCGCGATGATCTTCCAGGAGCCGATGACCTCTCTCAACCCTGTCTACACCATAGGAGACCAGATTGGCGAAGCGATTCGCTTACATACGAAAGTAAACAAAAAAGAGGCGCTCAGGCGCGCGGTTGAGATGCTGAAAAAGGTGGGGATTCCTCGCGCCGATGCCATCGTGCACGAATATCCGCACCAGCTTTCAGGAGGGATGCGTCAGCGTGTCATGATCGCGATGGCGATGGCTTGCAATCCTGAGCTTTTGATCGCAGACGAACCCACGACCGCGCTTGACGTGACGATCCAGGCCCAGATCCTCGATTTGATGAGACATGTGAATGAAGAGTTTGGAACGGCCATACTCCTGATTACGCATGACCTGGGCGTGGTCGCGGAGATGTGCCATCGCGTCGTAGTCATGTACGCAGGCAATGTGGTGGAAGAAGGCGATGTTCGGTCGATCCTGAAAGAGCCAAAGCATCCTTACACCATCGGCCTACTGAACTCCTTGCCCAAACTGGAGGTTTCGCAGGAACGACTTTATTCCATCCCCGGAAATGTGCCGCTCCCCGGCTCATTAAAGGTGGGATGCAGGTTTTCCCCGAGATGCGAACAGGCGGACGACAAGTGCCGTACGCAGATGCCGGAGCTAAAGACAGTGGGAGCCAATCATCGCGCTCGCTGCTGGATGACGTAA
- a CDS encoding IS1182 family transposase, with the protein MCNLSITPPYYTTQLTLPLEGTVENIVSKRQCAPTFKSYNNRQVQVIFDIEELIPVHHVARVVDEMVEAIPDDKLFSHYPGGGRPSFHPKMMLKVILFGYSQKVYSCRGIEQLTRENIPTMWLAAMQQPDYRTINEFRGRRMKSMMNELYETMILKLIEANYITMENYFLDGTKIEANANKYSFVWKKSTIRFEEKLKEKIRETLRLIEETAKEEELEILADNLMDTVEDPSKLEEIAVGLETHIAVLSDEMENETNTEVRKEKRKRQSTWKKSLKLIRKDFLPRLAKYKAQNETFGDRNSYSKTDSDATFMRMKEDHMKNGQLKPGYNVQMATENQFILFYTIHQRPTDTRCFIPHLEKLASSWLPMPKNVIADAGYGSEENYLYAVGEEKEPRFDFLIPYGTYLKEKTRKAKRDIKSVINWVYVEKDDCFICPNGMKVTFKKYQNKKNASGHEQSYKIYECEDCSGCPFKSQCTKGKGNRQVHWNTIFEEMKAKAKAALECEDKAAIYARRKVEVESVFGHIKGNRSFRRFSLRGLDKVHVEFGIVALAHNLLKVAGIRLATFLKPIRAKKEAGGKTKRFSPSFFTF; encoded by the coding sequence ATGTGTAATCTTTCGATTACTCCCCCATATTATACCACGCAATTAACTCTTCCCCTAGAGGGAACAGTAGAAAATATTGTTTCCAAGAGACAATGCGCTCCTACATTCAAATCATATAATAACCGTCAGGTTCAAGTTATCTTCGATATCGAGGAACTTATTCCCGTGCACCATGTCGCACGTGTGGTAGATGAAATGGTTGAGGCCATTCCTGATGATAAGTTATTTTCTCATTATCCAGGCGGTGGCAGACCTTCGTTCCACCCTAAGATGATGCTAAAGGTCATCCTGTTTGGCTACTCCCAGAAGGTGTACTCTTGCCGTGGTATCGAACAGCTTACCCGTGAAAATATTCCCACCATGTGGCTGGCAGCGATGCAACAACCAGACTACCGTACCATCAACGAATTTCGTGGCAGACGGATGAAATCGATGATGAATGAACTTTACGAAACCATGATCTTGAAGCTCATCGAGGCCAACTATATCACCATGGAAAATTACTTTCTGGATGGGACAAAAATCGAAGCAAATGCCAACAAGTATTCTTTCGTATGGAAAAAATCAACGATCCGATTCGAGGAAAAACTGAAGGAGAAGATCCGAGAAACCTTGCGGCTCATTGAGGAGACAGCCAAGGAGGAAGAATTGGAAATCCTTGCGGATAACCTGATGGATACAGTGGAAGACCCCTCCAAATTGGAAGAGATTGCTGTTGGCTTGGAAACCCACATAGCCGTTTTATCAGATGAGATGGAAAATGAGACAAATACAGAAGTCCGTAAGGAAAAGCGAAAAAGACAGAGTACATGGAAGAAATCCCTTAAGCTGATCCGTAAAGATTTCCTACCAAGGCTTGCCAAATACAAAGCTCAAAACGAAACTTTTGGTGACCGCAATAGTTATTCCAAGACAGATAGTGACGCAACATTCATGCGGATGAAAGAAGATCATATGAAAAACGGTCAACTTAAGCCTGGCTATAACGTACAGATGGCAACGGAGAATCAATTTATCCTATTTTACACCATTCATCAACGTCCAACGGATACACGCTGCTTCATCCCCCATCTAGAGAAGCTGGCTTCTTCCTGGCTGCCCATGCCCAAAAATGTCATCGCGGATGCGGGGTATGGGAGCGAAGAAAACTATCTGTATGCGGTGGGGGAGGAAAAAGAACCACGGTTTGATTTCCTCATTCCTTACGGAACCTATTTGAAGGAAAAAACCCGAAAAGCCAAAAGGGACATCAAAAGTGTAATAAACTGGGTCTATGTTGAAAAGGATGATTGTTTTATCTGCCCAAATGGAATGAAAGTTACGTTTAAGAAATACCAGAACAAGAAGAACGCCTCTGGTCATGAACAAAGTTACAAAATTTATGAATGTGAGGATTGTTCAGGGTGTCCATTCAAATCGCAATGTACCAAAGGTAAAGGGAACCGTCAGGTTCATTGGAATACGATCTTTGAAGAAATGAAAGCAAAGGCAAAAGCAGCCCTTGAATGTGAAGACAAAGCAGCTATCTATGCCCGACGTAAAGTCGAGGTCGAAAGCGTGTTCGGTCACATCAAGGGCAATCGGTCGTTCCGCCGATTTTCTCTTCGTGGGCTCGACAAAGTGCATGTCGAGTTCGGAATTGTGGCACTAGCACATAACTTGTTGAAAGTGGCGGGCATCCGCCTGGCCACATTCCTCAAACCAATAAGGGCAAAAAAAGAAGCTGGGGGAAAAACGAAACGGTTTTCCCCCAGCTTCTTTACTTTTTAG
- a CDS encoding DUF3679 domain-containing protein has protein sequence MNVTIRLTGLLVILLIGVVLGLQTAERGIYKVSGLPEQQTQTFSIKKIDNGQMEIAVMGKQVQARAPGQMVNYMSSAGQSIGQVVKAGTKITVEWIASIFEP, from the coding sequence ATGAATGTGACGATCAGGCTGACAGGACTGTTGGTCATCCTGCTTATCGGCGTGGTGCTCGGGCTGCAAACGGCGGAGCGAGGCATCTACAAAGTGAGCGGATTGCCCGAACAGCAGACGCAGACCTTTTCCATCAAAAAAATAGATAATGGTCAAATGGAAATCGCGGTCATGGGCAAACAGGTGCAGGCAAGAGCTCCCGGTCAGATGGTCAACTACATGAGCAGTGCAGGTCAATCAATCGGTCAGGTGGTCAAAGCAGGGACCAAAATAACGGTAGAGTGGATTGCTAGTATTTTTGAACCATAG
- the spoIIP gene encoding stage II sporulation protein P — MAPLIQRQFIILSFITALLFVGTGFLAMSGNRVMIASSAVQRAASHVSSLVMLKWMGQEIPALTNTVQASSDKGANSVTGFIFQLATSIHPGDLRSLLGRELPGLMTEEDARYVVAGKGSTLADLYVEYPRLHGSSGDEAPPAASEEPVVEVLSPQVTEEGKDNKEKPAPTPTTGDRKVVYVYQSHNRESWLSETKPVGTSVDHPERNISMVGKHFGEKLNDLGIGTEINQEDIYQRLLDKGKSYPLSYAESLLSVKAAKESNRELHYFFDLHRDTAPRSETTITIKGKTYARILFVVGKRNKNYEKNEAFAKEFHQLLEQKYPGLSRGVMEKGDKTDHGEYNQSISPGSLLIEVGSKYNTLQESLLTAEAMAEVFAEYYWQAEKVAKPVGEQPAKR; from the coding sequence ATGGCACCCCTGATTCAGCGTCAATTCATCATACTGTCATTCATAACCGCCTTGCTCTTCGTAGGTACCGGGTTTTTGGCCATGAGTGGCAATCGTGTCATGATTGCCTCCTCTGCGGTCCAGCGGGCAGCTTCTCATGTGTCCAGTCTGGTTATGCTGAAATGGATGGGGCAGGAAATACCGGCATTGACCAATACCGTACAAGCTTCCTCGGACAAAGGAGCGAACAGCGTTACGGGATTTATTTTTCAGTTAGCGACCAGCATTCACCCTGGCGATCTCCGCAGCTTGCTGGGCAGAGAGCTACCAGGTCTGATGACAGAAGAGGATGCCCGTTACGTCGTTGCTGGCAAAGGATCAACACTGGCTGACCTGTATGTTGAATATCCTCGTCTTCATGGGTCGTCAGGAGATGAAGCACCGCCAGCTGCCAGTGAAGAGCCGGTTGTAGAAGTTTTGAGTCCGCAGGTAACCGAAGAGGGCAAGGATAACAAAGAGAAGCCGGCCCCCACCCCGACGACCGGGGATAGAAAAGTGGTATACGTCTATCAAAGCCATAATCGCGAGTCCTGGCTGAGCGAAACAAAACCGGTGGGTACCTCGGTTGATCATCCAGAGCGCAATATCTCTATGGTCGGAAAACACTTTGGAGAAAAACTGAACGATCTCGGAATCGGAACGGAGATCAACCAGGAAGACATTTACCAGCGGCTTTTGGATAAAGGCAAATCATACCCGCTTTCGTATGCCGAATCCCTCCTTTCCGTAAAAGCAGCAAAAGAGAGCAATCGGGAGCTTCACTATTTTTTTGACCTTCATCGCGATACCGCCCCTCGCAGCGAGACGACCATTACGATCAAGGGGAAAACCTACGCAAGAATCTTGTTCGTAGTCGGCAAACGCAACAAAAACTATGAGAAAAACGAAGCGTTTGCCAAGGAGTTTCATCAACTTCTGGAACAAAAGTATCCCGGTTTGTCTCGCGGTGTGATGGAAAAAGGCGATAAAACTGATCATGGCGAGTATAATCAGTCCATCTCACCGGGCAGTCTGTTAATAGAAGTAGGTTCCAAATACAACACACTGCAAGAGTCGCTTTTGACGGCAGAAGCAATGGCAGAAGTATTTGCGGAGTACTACTGGCAGGCAGAAAAGGTTGCAAAACCGGTCGGGGAACAGCCCGCAAAGAGGTGA
- the gpr gene encoding GPR endopeptidase → MEHDIDLSQYAIRTDLALEAHELVQEQQTAADQLSGVQLEQDDKEPGIKVTRLRVETEEAGRSIGKLPGRYITIEVPKLRDNDTAIEDQVARRFTREFAALLSELGITEDKKALVVGLGNWNVTPDALGPMVVENLLVTRHLFTLAPESVEEGYREVSAISPGVLGITGIETSEIVLGVVQNSKPDFVICIDALASRALHRVNTTIQISDTGIHPGSGIGNKRKALDEKTLGVPVIAIGVPTVVFASTIVNDAITYLLGHFGQSMKESSRAFNKLSVSTLPERKEPYTEEDLPDIESRKTFMGLVGSLPEQEKQQLIHEVLRPLGQDLVVTPKEVDDFMEGISNVIASGLNRALHKTVDEKNSGAYTH, encoded by the coding sequence GTGGAACATGATATTGATTTATCCCAGTACGCCATACGGACCGATCTCGCCCTGGAAGCGCATGAGTTGGTGCAGGAGCAGCAGACTGCGGCTGACCAGCTTTCTGGTGTGCAGCTGGAGCAGGATGACAAGGAACCGGGAATCAAAGTCACTCGCTTGCGGGTAGAGACGGAAGAAGCCGGACGCAGCATCGGAAAATTGCCAGGGCGTTATATCACGATTGAGGTGCCCAAGCTCCGAGATAATGACACCGCGATCGAGGACCAGGTTGCGCGCCGTTTTACCAGAGAGTTCGCTGCTTTACTGAGTGAATTGGGGATCACGGAGGACAAAAAGGCATTGGTCGTCGGGCTGGGAAACTGGAACGTAACACCTGATGCCCTGGGTCCGATGGTTGTGGAAAATCTTCTGGTGACTCGCCATTTGTTCACATTGGCTCCGGAGTCGGTCGAAGAAGGGTATCGGGAAGTCAGTGCGATATCCCCAGGTGTCTTGGGCATCACGGGCATTGAAACCAGTGAAATCGTTTTGGGTGTCGTGCAGAACAGTAAACCGGATTTTGTCATCTGTATCGATGCTTTGGCTTCCCGCGCTCTGCACAGGGTCAACACAACCATCCAGATTTCAGATACAGGCATCCATCCCGGATCAGGGATTGGAAACAAACGCAAGGCACTCGATGAGAAAACGCTTGGGGTACCGGTCATCGCGATCGGCGTGCCTACCGTCGTTTTTGCCTCCACCATCGTCAACGATGCCATCACCTATCTTCTCGGCCATTTTGGGCAATCCATGAAGGAGAGCAGCCGCGCATTCAATAAGTTGTCGGTGAGCACTCTGCCTGAGCGGAAAGAGCCTTACACAGAAGAAGATCTTCCTGATATAGAGTCGCGGAAGACGTTCATGGGTCTGGTCGGCTCCCTACCCGAACAGGAAAAACAACAACTGATCCACGAGGTGCTTCGCCCGCTGGGACAAGATTTGGTCGTCACCCCCAAAGAGGTGGATGACTTTATGGAGGGCATCTCCAATGTGATCGCCTCCGGGTTGAACCGGGCACTGCACAAGACGGTGGATGAGAAAAACAGCGGGGCTTACACACATTAG
- the rpsT gene encoding 30S ribosomal protein S20 — protein sequence MPNIKSAIKRTKQIEKRRAQRSSQKSDLRTAVKNFEKAVAAQDVDLAKSTLLVAVKKLDKAATKGLIHKNAANRQKSRLMKKLNVLSAPVA from the coding sequence ATGCCAAACATTAAATCCGCGATTAAACGCACCAAGCAAATCGAAAAGCGCCGCGCGCAACGTTCTTCTCAAAAATCTGATCTGCGTACAGCAGTGAAGAACTTCGAGAAAGCGGTTGCCGCTCAAGATGTAGATTTGGCGAAATCCACTCTTCTGGTGGCTGTGAAAAAGCTGGACAAGGCCGCTACGAAAGGTCTCATTCATAAAAACGCAGCAAACCGTCAAAAGTCTCGCTTGATGAAAAAGCTCAACGTACTGTCTGCTCCAGTAGCGTAA
- the holA gene encoding DNA polymerase III subunit delta — MPLLSAIREIRQKQFAPVYVLYGPESFLSGEFMALAKKEMIDPAYADLNLSVYDCTETPLAEILQDTETLPFLGEHRLVIARQAYFLTGSKPQTKVESGDPNILITYLEEPPSFTTLILHTDADKLDERKKLVKSLQQKARVIQFQPLKDAELYAWIERQAERYQASIQRPQAAKLVERVGGELRLLDKELEKLALFVAGQGGVITDEVIEKLASRTLEQDVFALIENITSGRLDRALRMLYDCLQTGEEPIRLLALMARQFRMLLHVKQWAPRGYSQQQLAGMLKVHPYAVKKAGDQARHFSVEGLKKLLAILAEEDFRMKSGQVDKRLALELFMSRVFEERMKTSR; from the coding sequence ATGCCGCTGCTTTCGGCTATTCGGGAGATCAGACAAAAACAATTTGCTCCTGTCTATGTACTGTACGGGCCCGAGTCTTTTCTCTCGGGGGAGTTTATGGCGCTGGCCAAAAAAGAGATGATCGATCCCGCTTATGCTGATCTCAACCTGAGTGTCTACGATTGTACGGAAACCCCGCTCGCTGAGATCTTGCAGGACACCGAAACGCTGCCGTTTTTGGGAGAGCATCGGCTGGTGATTGCCAGACAAGCTTATTTTTTGACGGGAAGCAAACCGCAAACCAAAGTGGAGAGCGGAGATCCAAATATCCTGATCACGTATCTGGAGGAACCGCCCTCCTTTACTACACTGATACTGCACACCGATGCAGATAAGCTGGACGAGCGCAAAAAACTGGTCAAAAGCCTGCAGCAAAAAGCGCGAGTGATTCAGTTTCAGCCGTTAAAGGACGCGGAGTTATATGCGTGGATCGAACGGCAAGCGGAGAGGTATCAGGCCAGCATCCAGCGACCTCAGGCAGCCAAGCTGGTCGAGAGGGTCGGTGGAGAACTGCGTCTGTTGGATAAAGAACTGGAAAAGCTGGCCTTGTTTGTCGCAGGCCAGGGCGGAGTAATCACCGATGAAGTTATCGAGAAGCTGGCATCACGGACGCTGGAACAGGACGTGTTTGCATTGATTGAAAACATCACTTCGGGAAGGCTGGACCGGGCGCTGCGGATGCTCTATGATTGCCTGCAGACGGGCGAGGAGCCGATTCGGCTGCTGGCTCTGATGGCCAGACAGTTCCGTATGCTGCTGCATGTCAAGCAATGGGCGCCGCGGGGATACTCGCAACAGCAGCTTGCCGGAATGCTGAAGGTGCACCCCTATGCGGTGAAAAAGGCCGGGGACCAGGCCCGCCACTTTTCGGTAGAGGGGCTGAAGAAACTTCTCGCCATCCTGGCAGAGGAGGACTTCCGGATGAAGTCCGGACAGGTGGACAAGCGCCTGGCGCTGGAGCTGTTCATGTCTCGCGTTTTTGAGGAAAGAATGAAAACAAGCCGTTAG
- a CDS encoding anti-sigma factor — translation MTDQEIWEYMQRDLDGDLSLAEKQQLHDILLKDPGMQLMYNRMKNVSAQLAQLPPVTPRFSIVDSILPQLEAEKVKPAAAISGQQHILPKLEPKQSTEKIISFDEQPKWKRIALWTARIGSGIVAASLLIGVMFIGGHLKPQPDEDNYQHGAVIEPPEEDTPSLVGPPPPPPSNHSSESVEPVVEKDPPKRQTKQPIKQQKNQTPDTKTPSPPPNQATPEPPKPDPNLPKPPVKPVMPVQEHTPSFPVGVEVLDKDAKKEQKEKEKEQKDQEKKQEKAEKEKQKDEEKTKKEQEKEKEKDQQQDND, via the coding sequence ATGACCGACCAAGAGATATGGGAGTACATGCAGCGGGATCTGGACGGAGACCTCTCACTGGCTGAAAAACAGCAGCTTCACGACATCCTCCTGAAAGATCCGGGCATGCAGTTAATGTACAACCGCATGAAAAACGTTTCCGCACAGTTAGCGCAGCTTCCCCCTGTAACACCACGGTTCAGCATTGTCGACTCCATTCTTCCTCAGTTGGAAGCGGAGAAGGTGAAGCCGGCTGCCGCCATCAGCGGACAGCAGCACATCTTGCCAAAGCTGGAGCCGAAACAATCGACAGAAAAAATCATCTCTTTCGATGAGCAGCCAAAATGGAAGCGTATTGCGCTATGGACGGCAAGGATTGGGAGCGGTATAGTCGCAGCCAGTTTGCTGATTGGCGTTATGTTTATCGGCGGGCACTTGAAGCCGCAGCCAGACGAAGACAATTACCAGCATGGAGCTGTCATCGAACCTCCTGAAGAGGATACGCCATCATTGGTAGGGCCACCACCTCCTCCACCAAGCAATCATTCATCTGAATCCGTAGAACCAGTTGTGGAGAAAGATCCGCCAAAACGGCAGACAAAGCAGCCGATAAAGCAGCAGAAGAACCAAACACCCGATACGAAAACGCCGTCGCCGCCGCCCAATCAGGCGACTCCCGAACCGCCGAAGCCGGACCCGAATCTACCGAAGCCTCCTGTGAAGCCTGTTATGCCAGTGCAAGAGCACACGCCGTCTTTCCCGGTTGGCGTGGAAGTCCTCGATAAAGATGCGAAGAAAGAGCAGAAGGAAAAGGAAAAAGAGCAGAAGGATCAGGAGAAGAAGCAGGAAAAGGCAGAGAAGGAAAAACAGAAGGACGAAGAAAAAACGAAAAAAGAACAAGAGAAAGAGAAAGAGAAAGATCAGCAGCAGGACAACGATTGA